The genome window AACGCTCCCTGCTCCCAGGCTTGGCGATTTGCTGGTGGGCATCaggaggagcaggggcagagTTTGGCTTAGCTGTGCTTGTGACTGTGATGACAGGACACAGGAATGCTGGGCAGGCAGGTAGTCAGCAGGGAGCCAGAGAGACCCAAGCCTGAGGTGGAGATTGGGGTCATCAGTGTGGAGGTGGCATCGGACTCCAGGGCATGCATGAGATACCCAGGGAGGCCAAGGGCAGTGAGCGCTGAGGAGGCAAACATGGAAGAGGTGGCTGGGGAAGACTGAAAGAACGGCCGAGCTCGAGTAAGAGCGTGGCGTCCTGAAAACCAGGGAGGAGAATTTCAGTGAATGACGGGCGCAGAGTCAGGTGCTGTGAGAAAACTAAGAATGAAGCATGTCTGTCCCAGCCGACTCAACTCAccatcctccttcctccttctttccttccttccttttttccttccttccttcctccctcccccatcccgctttttattgaatatattggggtgacattggctaataaaattatataggtttcaggggtacagttccataatacatcacctgtatactGTACTCtttgttcatcaccccaagtcaagtctcctttcactcttctacctccccccaccctctttccctctggcaatcaccacactgtggtcTGTCTGTGAGGTTTTGGTGTTTTCTCTTAATTATCTTGTCTGCTGAGCAGGCCAGCCCCGCTTCTCCTCTGGGGGTTTCGCGCAGTGAAAGCCAAACAGCTGGCATTTCCCTCCCAAGGCACCTTTCACCTGGAAGCAGCCTGCAGGCGGAAGCTCCCGCCATGAGTTCCCAACACACCAGAGCCGGGCCCTTGCCCTTCATCTTTctggtcacctgtgcttctgtCGCCTCctttatcaattaaaaacaaattggggtgggggggcccaggGGGAGGATAGAAACAGACATTTGGCTTTTGAACTGGATGTCAAAGAGGGTGGCAGGTACCTAAGGGTTGGAACTTCAGGGTGGGGATGAGAGTGGGGTGGGTATTCAATAATAGAAAAAACACCAGGGGCGTGGCCTTATTTTATTCTCCAGGCCAGGATGCAGCGTTGATGGGTGCTTTGCAAAGCTTAAGGAAGTTAAGGTCTCAGGCTCAGAGGGggagatgaaggaggaggaggaggagaccctGAGGGCGGGCTTGGCCTCCTCCACCTTGGCCATGgacctccctccctggcatctgaaaacccagccccagcttccctGTGCCCCCACCTCTTGCCTGGTCAGGCCCCAGAGGCCACGTGCCCAGGCTCCTGGCTCTGTCTACCTGCGCCTAGGGGTCCCCTGCCCGAGCCTCAATAGACACAGTGACCCTCACAGAGCCGCAGCTCGACTTCAGTTCCCACGCCCGAGCGGCGTTGTGCGTCATTCCCGGGGAGCCCGAGCCCTGCCTGGGAGACAGCTGGACGTTGAGCCAGCGGCACTGGGCCTCGTCACACGCCAGCACCACGGTGCCTTCGGGGTTGCTGTAGGTGCACCGTGTCTGGGCTGCCCTGTCCTCCGCGACCAGATCCCAGCCGTCCCCGGGCTCCCGGTCCTCCAGCCCCGGGGCCTGGTAGCCCACGCGGTCTCGGGTGACCGGGCACACCAGCTGCTCCTCCTTCAAGGCGGGCACCACCTGGCCCTTCAGGTAGGCGGGGCCCGCGCAGTAGGTCTGGATGTTGAGGAGCCTGTCGCTGTACTCGCGCAGCCAGCCGGAGAGGTAGGCCAGGTGGCAGTCGCACTGCCAGGGGTTGCCGTGCAGGGCGAGGTTGAACAGCTTGTAGTTGGTGTCGAAGATGCCCTGCGGGAGCGTGGCCAGCAGGTTCCTGGACAGGCTGAGCAGCTCCAGCTTGGTCAGGTTCTGGAAGAGGCCTGCGTGCAGCGCGGTCAGGTTGTTGCTGCCCAGGTACAGCTTGCCCAGCTCGGTCAGGTCCCTGAAGACGCCGGCCGGCAGGTGGGTGATGGCGTTGTGAGAGAGCGTCAGCGAGCTGAGGTTGGACAGCCGGGCGAAGGCTCCCTCGGGGACGGTGTCCAGCTGGTTGTGGGACAGGGACAGGCCAgccaggcccgggctgtgggcgaAGAGGCCGGCGGGCAGCTCCCGCAGCGCGTTCCCCTGCAGGCTCAGGAAGGTCAGGCTGCCCAGCGAGGAGAAGACGGAGGGCGGCAGGTGGCCGAGGGCATTGCGCTGCAGCCACAGCTTCTCCAGGCGGAAGAGCTGCGAGAACAGGGAGGGGGGCAGCTCCGAGATGGAGTTGCCGTCCAGGAAGAGCTCCCGCAGGCTGCGCAGGCCCGCGAACAGGTGCGGGGGCAGGCGGGAGAGCTTGTTGTTGCTCAGCCTCAGGGTCTGCAGGCTGCCCAGGGGCGCAAACAGCTCCTCGGGCAGCTGGGCCAGCAGATTCTGAGCCAGGTTGAGGGTCTCCAGGCGTGTCAGAGGCTGGAAGAGCCGGGCGGGCAGCGTCTGGAGCAGGTGGCCCTGCAGCTGGAGGGACTCCAGGGCGCCCACGTGGCGGAAGAGGTCCCCGGGCAGCGCCTCCAGCCGGTTGAAGTTGAGGGTGAGCTTGCCCAGCGAGGCCAGGTTGGAGAAGATGTCAGCGCTGAGGTTGGCAAAGGCGCTGCCGGTGACCTCCAGGTCCCGGAGCCCGGGCAGCCCCCCGAAGGCATCGGGCTCCAAGTGGGAGAGCTGGGTGTTGAGGAAGACCACCTTGGTGAGGTTGGGGCTGCCGCCGAAGGCCCTGGCGCCCACCACGGTGAACGCGGTCTCCACGAAGACGATGTCCGTGGCGTGGGGCGGGATGTCCCGCGGGACGGCGGCCAGCGCCTCGTCGGAGCAGAACACCTCCCGGACGAAGCAGTCGCAGCCCACGGGGCAGGGCCGGGCGAGCCTggccaggagcaggaggcaggcccCGGGCAGCCAGGCGCCGGGAAGCATCTCCTAGAGCCGGGcgggaagagaagagggaagcgGTGTCtctgagcggggcggggcggctcgGTGACCAGTGCGCGGGACGGGAGCCAGGAAATGGGGATCGGCTGTCAGGGAGGCCAGCCGTTTGGACAGCagtttatggtgtgtgtgtgtgtgtgtgtgtgtgtgtgtgtgtgtgtgtgtgtgttttattgattttttacagagaggaagagagagggatagagagttagaaacatcgatcagctgcctcctgcac of Eptesicus fuscus isolate TK198812 chromosome 3, DD_ASM_mEF_20220401, whole genome shotgun sequence contains these proteins:
- the CPN2 gene encoding carboxypeptidase N subunit 2, whose product is MLPGAWLPGACLLLLARLARPCPVGCDCFVREVFCSDEALAAVPRDIPPHATDIVFVETAFTVVGARAFGGSPNLTKVVFLNTQLSHLEPDAFGGLPGLRDLEVTGSAFANLSADIFSNLASLGKLTLNFNRLEALPGDLFRHVGALESLQLQGHLLQTLPARLFQPLTRLETLNLAQNLLAQLPEELFAPLGSLQTLRLSNNKLSRLPPHLFAGLRSLRELFLDGNSISELPPSLFSQLFRLEKLWLQRNALGHLPPSVFSSLGSLTFLSLQGNALRELPAGLFAHSPGLAGLSLSHNQLDTVPEGAFARLSNLSSLTLSHNAITHLPAGVFRDLTELGKLYLGSNNLTALHAGLFQNLTKLELLSLSRNLLATLPQGIFDTNYKLFNLALHGNPWQCDCHLAYLSGWLREYSDRLLNIQTYCAGPAYLKGQVVPALKEEQLVCPVTRDRVGYQAPGLEDREPGDGWDLVAEDRAAQTRCTYSNPEGTVVLACDEAQCRWLNVQLSPRQGSGSPGMTHNAARAWELKSSCGSVRVTVSIEARAGDP